The genomic window GCGCGGGTTTAGATCGAGTCAGCGTGGGATCAATAAAAGGTAACGAGTGGGAATTTGTTAAATCTCTGAGTGCGAAACTCAGAGAAGCGGGCGCCTATCAACCGGGTGCAGTCAAACGAGTTTACATCCCCAAAAGCAATGGGGAGAAAAGACCTTTGGGTATTCCCAATTTAGAGGACCGCGTGGTCCAAAGGGCACTCGTGCTACTATTGGAGGTAGTCTACGAGCAGAGGTTCTACGATTTTTCCTACGGGTTTAGACCCAAGAGGAAGGCGATAGATTGTGTCGCTATAGTGGCAAAACAAGCCTATCGTGACCGACACGTTTTGGAGGCTGACATCGAGAATTTTTTCGATCAAGTCAGTCACAATAAGCTACTCAAATTCTTAACTAAGGAAATAGCTGATCCGCGAATTATGCGGTTAATTAGTCGAATTCTGAAGTCAGGGTTTCAGGAGCCAGGAAAGCCTTGGCAGCCAAGTATAAAGGGAACTCCGCAGGGCGGACCACTTTCACCGCTATTAGCCAATGTTTATCTTCATCATGTGTTGGACGTGCACGATTCAGACTTATTGACCCACCCGATTCGGTGAATTGACCCACCCGGCGGCGACAGAACTGCTAAATAAACGAGCTAGCAGATTTCCACAAGTTATTTTCCTCTGGGAAGCTGATTTAGTTTTTCGCGGTAAGACCCCCTTGAGATTTATTCTCTGGCTGGGGTTGATCATTCTATCCACGATGGCTTCGGCAATGACTGGGTCTTCGAAGAGCTTGAACCAACCCTTGGGATCAATCTGGGATGTGACGATGACAGGTCCTTTTCTGGCCCGCGCTTCGAGAAGTTCAACAAGTACATTGGCTTCTTCATGCGAATATTGCCTGAGTCCAAAATCATCGAGGATAAGCACTTGTGTGGAATTGAGTCTGGTGAGAAATCCAATCATCTTGCCCGAGCTTCTGGCTGCGAGAACTTCTTCAAACATGAGGTTTACGGGTAAAAAAGACACTGACAAGTTTTCTTGGCAAATCTTTCTCCCGAGTGTGATTGCCAAATGGGTCTTGCCTTCGCCAGTGCGACCCAGAATGATCAAGTTCTCTTTATTTTTTAAAAATGATAGAACCGAAAGCTCCTTGAGTTTTACTTTTGTCAGTCCCCTGTCAAAACTCATGTCCCAATCTTCGAAGTCCGCCTGGTGTCTGAACTTCGCTCGTCTGGTAAGAGATTTTGATAGACGATCTCGTCTGAAGTTTTTCTCATCCTCGAGGATGAGGGACAAAAAACTCCAGAGGATGCAG from Bdellovibrionales bacterium includes these protein-coding regions:
- a CDS encoding ATP-binding protein, with protein sequence MSLILEDEKNFRRDRLSKSLTRRAKFRHQADFEDWDMSFDRGLTKVKLKELSVLSFLKNKENLIILGRTGEGKTHLAITLGRKICQENLSVSFLPVNLMFEEVLAARSSGKMIGFLTRLNSTQVLILDDFGLRQYSHEEANVLVELLEARARKGPVIVTSQIDPKGWFKLFEDPVIAEAIVDRMINPSQRINLKGVLPRKTKSASQRKITCGNLLARLFSSSVAAGWVNSPNRVGQ